One window of Candidatus Nitrospira kreftii genomic DNA carries:
- a CDS encoding hypothetical protein (conserved protein of unknown function), translating into MTKPKRAATLRLKRADRRIKTTPHITPRQREILRLVALGYTNREIAGSLNISVRTVEVHRFNLMHRLNVRNVAQLLRQALQQKLLPRNFSTK; encoded by the coding sequence ATGACAAAGCCTAAACGTGCTGCAACACTTCGACTCAAGCGAGCAGATCGCCGCATCAAGACCACGCCGCATATTACACCCCGACAACGTGAAATCTTGCGTTTGGTTGCGCTTGGCTATACCAATCGTGAGATTGCTGGGTCCCTGAACATCAGCGTCAGGACCGTTGAAGTCCATCGCTTCAACTTGATGCACCGGCTCAATGTTCGGAACGTTGCCCAACTTCTCCGTCAAGCGCTTCAGCAGAAGCTGTTGCCTCGTAACTTCAGCACCAAGTAA
- a CDS encoding putative Regulatory protein, FmdB family: protein MPIYEYLCQECHQRSSILILSSSQLGSVRCRHCGRSKIDRLLSVFASPKSEEARLESLMDPTNVGNLDENDPKSVARMMEKMGEEMGEDTSDIQEAMLAENYESEETSDQTDTL, encoded by the coding sequence ATGCCGATCTATGAATACCTATGCCAGGAATGCCATCAGCGAAGTTCCATCCTGATCCTGAGCTCAAGTCAGCTCGGTTCGGTTCGTTGCCGACACTGCGGCAGATCAAAGATCGATCGGCTCCTGTCGGTGTTTGCCTCTCCTAAATCAGAAGAGGCCCGGCTTGAATCGCTTATGGATCCGACCAACGTTGGCAATCTCGACGAGAACGATCCCAAGAGCGTCGCCCGCATGATGGAAAAGATGGGGGAAGAAATGGGAGAGGACACCAGCGATATACAGGAAGCCATGCTGGCTGAAAATTATGAGAGTGAGGAAACAAGCGACCAAACAGACACCCTTTGA
- a CDS encoding hypothetical protein (conserved membrane protein of unknown function), with protein MPTFVKVIALILLSHLRQWPLRTFLTIIGVSLGVSASVAVRTANVDVLRSFEQTVLTVAGPTTLEVSGDETGLDEQIVPSLRTVSGVSSASPVILQTAVRMKESQPGQSIQVIGLDLLEEFHTRGFQVNQAATENQLLSMIDPQAVYLGDALATEWRVSVGDHIDLLIGTGHLSCRVAGILRGQSAQRSSWERMAVMDIAGAQIAFDMVGKVDRIDLITDANVPVEEIGARIRAILPPHVTSERPANRTSQVEEMLRAFRLNLTVLSWVGLLVGMFLIYNTMAFSVAQRRREIGIYRAIGMTQSRVAFLFLLEAGLYGFLGGILGSAAGMVLAQELITLLGRTISDLYVPVGTGEGGLLWTVQFWKIVVEGIMIGCVVSMIGAIGPSLDASRTTTVRALAPGDYEASQQIRVGALAVVGLALLVVAGLLSWPGPIGGVPVLGYAATLCLLAGLACLAPIGVTGWRRHRYVGREFGARGVMRGIAVEHAARNPGRNGVTVSAFMVGLAIMIGVLVMVRSFRHTVEIWVTDTVLADLVVAPSMWLRGTEIGTKGRSLPSGWMSILASVPDVAAVDSYRDVRMEVKGQRVAVVSRDLRLHAQWSRYLVRSGDSSEQLSRAADIGGLLVSEVLANRLEVHEGSTLEVMTPSGPRRFPIVAVFYDYSTDGGKLLMDRALYQSLWHDELVTVFPVYLQDGANLDRVRGRMTELLSAATNGGLPPLIISNVELRKEILEIFDRTFFLTYVLETIAVVIAMLGIVNTLITSVLERRREFSTLRAIGGSATQIRQLVLWEAAYLGTVGIVLGLIGGGLLSLLLIKVINRQSFGWTIQMIIPFGSLIQAVSLAAVATLVAGYFPARWAARQPIVEGLREE; from the coding sequence ATGCCCACATTTGTTAAGGTTATCGCCCTTATCCTCCTGTCTCATCTCCGACAGTGGCCGTTACGGACGTTCCTGACCATCATCGGAGTGTCTTTGGGAGTGTCGGCCTCTGTCGCTGTACGAACGGCGAATGTCGATGTTCTGCGTTCATTCGAACAGACTGTCCTTACCGTCGCAGGTCCTACCACCTTGGAAGTGTCAGGAGATGAGACGGGACTCGATGAGCAGATAGTGCCGTCTCTACGGACGGTTTCAGGTGTGTCTTCAGCATCTCCGGTCATTTTACAAACAGCAGTGCGGATGAAGGAGAGTCAGCCGGGCCAGTCCATCCAAGTGATCGGGTTGGACCTTCTGGAAGAATTCCATACACGAGGCTTTCAGGTAAACCAAGCAGCGACGGAAAACCAGCTGTTGAGCATGATCGATCCGCAGGCCGTATATTTAGGAGATGCATTGGCGACCGAGTGGCGGGTGTCAGTGGGCGACCACATCGATCTTCTCATCGGGACAGGGCATCTCAGCTGCCGAGTGGCCGGAATTCTTCGAGGACAATCAGCGCAGAGATCCTCATGGGAACGCATGGCTGTTATGGACATCGCAGGCGCACAGATCGCGTTTGATATGGTTGGGAAGGTCGATCGAATCGATCTCATCACCGATGCGAACGTACCCGTTGAAGAAATTGGAGCAAGGATACGAGCGATCCTCCCTCCTCATGTGACCAGCGAGCGGCCTGCCAATCGGACCAGCCAAGTTGAAGAAATGCTACGCGCATTCCGACTTAATTTAACTGTTCTGAGCTGGGTCGGTCTATTGGTCGGCATGTTTCTCATCTACAATACGATGGCATTTTCCGTCGCCCAACGAAGACGGGAAATTGGAATTTATCGGGCGATCGGGATGACTCAATCAAGGGTCGCATTCCTGTTCTTACTGGAAGCGGGACTGTATGGGTTCTTAGGAGGAATCCTCGGCAGTGCAGCAGGGATGGTGCTGGCTCAAGAGCTGATTACACTACTCGGCCGAACGATTTCTGATCTCTACGTTCCGGTTGGAACTGGTGAGGGTGGCCTGCTCTGGACAGTCCAGTTTTGGAAGATTGTGGTCGAAGGAATCATGATTGGATGCGTGGTCTCCATGATCGGTGCCATCGGTCCCAGCTTGGACGCGAGTCGCACGACAACGGTACGAGCTCTGGCTCCTGGTGACTATGAAGCAAGCCAGCAAATACGTGTTGGAGCGCTTGCTGTCGTGGGGTTGGCGTTACTCGTGGTCGCTGGATTGCTGAGTTGGCCAGGGCCCATTGGTGGTGTTCCCGTCTTGGGATATGCGGCAACGTTATGCTTATTGGCAGGATTGGCCTGTTTAGCTCCGATAGGTGTCACCGGATGGCGTCGACATCGATATGTGGGTCGAGAATTTGGTGCGCGCGGAGTCATGAGAGGTATCGCGGTGGAGCATGCTGCTCGCAATCCTGGCCGCAATGGGGTCACTGTTTCCGCCTTCATGGTCGGACTCGCAATCATGATCGGGGTGTTGGTTATGGTGCGGAGTTTTCGTCACACGGTGGAGATTTGGGTGACAGACACGGTGCTAGCTGATCTGGTCGTCGCTCCCTCGATGTGGTTGCGTGGAACAGAAATCGGAACCAAAGGACGAAGTCTACCGTCAGGGTGGATGAGTATCCTTGCGTCCGTTCCCGATGTTGCTGCAGTCGATAGTTACCGTGATGTGCGTATGGAAGTGAAGGGACAGCGTGTAGCCGTCGTCTCCAGAGATTTGCGGTTGCATGCGCAATGGAGTCGTTATCTCGTACGGAGCGGTGACTCGTCTGAACAGCTGAGTCGAGCCGCGGATATCGGTGGCCTCCTTGTGTCAGAAGTGTTGGCGAATCGTCTTGAGGTACATGAAGGTTCGACACTCGAAGTCATGACACCCAGCGGCCCTCGGCGATTTCCGATTGTGGCCGTGTTTTATGACTATTCGACCGACGGCGGCAAGCTACTCATGGATCGGGCGCTCTATCAATCGCTCTGGCACGATGAACTAGTCACCGTGTTCCCGGTGTATTTGCAGGATGGAGCGAATCTGGATCGCGTGAGGGGGCGGATGACCGAACTGTTGAGTGCCGCTACCAATGGTGGCCTTCCACCACTCATCATCAGCAATGTCGAATTGCGGAAGGAGATTCTTGAGATCTTCGATCGCACCTTTTTCCTGACCTATGTCTTGGAGACCATCGCTGTTGTGATTGCCATGCTTGGGATCGTGAACACCTTGATCACGTCCGTCCTCGAACGGCGCCGGGAGTTTTCGACCTTACGCGCCATTGGCGGTAGCGCCACACAAATTCGCCAGCTCGTGCTTTGGGAGGCAGCCTATCTTGGTACGGTCGGAATAGTGTTAGGACTCATCGGAGGTGGCCTGCTCTCGCTATTACTGATCAAGGTTATCAATAGACAATCATTTGGCTGGACGATCCAAATGATTATTCCCTTTGGGTCGCTGATCCAAGCGGTATCGTTAGCAGCAGTTGCAACGTTGGTGGCAGGGTATTTCCCAGCCAGGTGGGCAGCTCGACAACCTATTGTGGAGGGATTGAGGGAAGAGTAA
- a CDS encoding hypothetical protein (conserved protein of unknown function), whose protein sequence is MVTALQDVNLEVKQGEFCSFVGPSGCGKSTLLNLVAGLDMPTSGEIVLDGRSTTKLTSFEWTKIRRDTLGIVFQAFHLVYGLTAEENIALPLMLRGDQGRDISKRVDEMLERVGMTHRRQHRPAELSGGEQQRVAIARALAHRPRLLLADEPTGNIDSHQGADIMALIRDLATSGGQTVLLVTHSSQAAQMGDYMWTIRDGQLISRIPREAGLVASW, encoded by the coding sequence ATGGTCACGGCCTTACAGGACGTGAATTTGGAGGTCAAACAAGGAGAATTTTGCTCATTTGTGGGACCCAGCGGATGTGGAAAAAGTACCCTTCTGAACCTCGTGGCCGGCTTGGATATGCCGACCTCAGGGGAAATTGTGCTTGATGGACGATCGACGACAAAACTCACCAGTTTTGAATGGACCAAGATCAGGCGTGACACCCTTGGCATAGTCTTTCAGGCCTTCCATCTCGTGTATGGCTTAACGGCTGAAGAAAATATCGCACTGCCTTTGATGTTGCGTGGAGACCAGGGACGGGACATCAGTAAACGAGTGGACGAAATGTTGGAACGTGTGGGTATGACGCACAGGCGTCAACACCGGCCAGCGGAACTTTCCGGCGGGGAACAACAGCGAGTCGCCATTGCGAGAGCGTTGGCCCATCGACCACGACTCCTCCTGGCCGATGAACCGACCGGGAATATCGACTCCCACCAAGGAGCGGACATCATGGCATTGATTCGGGATTTGGCAACTTCCGGCGGGCAAACCGTACTCTTGGTGACTCATAGCTCTCAGGCGGCCCAAATGGGCGACTACATGTGGACAATACGGGATGGACAGTTAATCTCACGCATCCCACGCGAGGCTGGCTTGGTGGCTTCATGGTGA
- a CDS encoding putative dihydroorotate dehydrogenase A (fumarate), producing MVNLSTMIAGVTFPSCFMNAAGALCVTREELEALGKSGAGAIVTKSMTIEARRGNPEPRYHGFVGGSINSMGLPNLGYKAYAELIPQLKRFGKPVIASVAGLGEDDFPTIAELINAADPDLIEVNLSCPNIPGKPQIGYDPEASERLLKKVRPKITVPMGVKLPPYFDPAHHDVMGAVLRRCGVDFLSLINSVGNGLVVDSERETVVIKPKGGFGGVGGRIIKPVALANVRAFYKIFEGTMPIIGTGGIVEGVDAFEHFLCGASAVQIGTALVEEGVDVFGRLEAELSALLSRKGYQSIQECRGRLKEL from the coding sequence ATGGTGAACTTGTCCACAATGATCGCTGGAGTGACGTTTCCAAGTTGCTTCATGAACGCGGCTGGAGCTCTGTGTGTGACCCGGGAAGAACTTGAGGCCCTAGGTAAGTCCGGAGCCGGGGCGATTGTTACTAAGTCCATGACAATCGAAGCACGTCGAGGCAACCCTGAGCCTCGGTATCATGGGTTTGTTGGTGGATCAATCAATTCGATGGGGCTTCCCAATCTCGGTTATAAGGCCTATGCCGAATTGATTCCCCAACTGAAACGATTTGGAAAGCCCGTCATCGCGAGTGTGGCGGGACTTGGAGAGGACGATTTCCCCACGATCGCCGAACTCATCAACGCAGCCGATCCAGACCTCATTGAAGTGAATCTTTCTTGCCCAAACATTCCAGGCAAGCCCCAGATTGGTTACGATCCAGAAGCCTCCGAGCGCCTTCTTAAGAAAGTTCGGCCTAAAATTACGGTGCCGATGGGTGTCAAGCTGCCTCCCTACTTTGACCCGGCGCATCATGACGTGATGGGTGCGGTGCTCAGACGTTGCGGCGTCGACTTTTTGAGCTTGATTAATTCAGTGGGGAATGGACTGGTGGTCGACTCAGAGCGAGAAACCGTCGTCATTAAGCCCAAAGGTGGATTCGGGGGAGTAGGCGGGCGCATCATCAAGCCGGTAGCGTTGGCAAACGTCCGTGCATTCTATAAAATCTTTGAAGGGACGATGCCGATCATCGGCACCGGTGGAATTGTCGAGGGTGTTGATGCGTTCGAACACTTCTTGTGTGGCGCGTCGGCCGTTCAGATCGGCACTGCGCTTGTTGAAGAAGGGGTAGACGTTTTCGGTCGACTTGAAGCGGAACTGAGCGCTCTGTTGAGTCGGAAGGGATACCAGTCGATTCAGGAGTGTCGAGGACGGCTCAAAGAACTCTGA
- a CDS encoding Transcriptional regulator MraZ yields the protein MFAGEYLCKLDEKGRFIVPSPIREQIEADGEAVMFLKGPEQSLLLYSTKEWEKVLERTRTSLDEDQSRLFMHFVVSEAGSSDIDKTGRILIPGRLRKLVPVDEDQEIILVGLYHRMEIWNPSDWRRYIARTEDRYEQNMAKIQNLL from the coding sequence ATGTTCGCTGGTGAGTACCTTTGCAAGCTCGATGAAAAGGGACGCTTCATCGTCCCTTCCCCCATCCGTGAACAAATTGAGGCCGATGGGGAAGCCGTGATGTTTCTCAAAGGTCCGGAACAATCCTTGTTGCTCTATTCGACGAAGGAGTGGGAGAAGGTTCTCGAGCGAACCCGAACCTCCTTAGATGAAGATCAGAGCCGCCTCTTCATGCACTTTGTGGTTTCTGAGGCTGGGTCATCCGACATTGATAAAACAGGGCGGATCTTGATCCCCGGCCGTTTGCGGAAGCTTGTACCGGTCGATGAAGATCAGGAAATCATACTCGTCGGACTCTATCACCGAATGGAAATTTGGAATCCAAGCGACTGGCGTCGGTATATCGCTCGTACGGAAGACCGGTACGAACAAAACATGGCAAAGATCCAGAACCTCCTCTAG
- a CDS encoding outer membrane-specific ABC lipoprotein transporter ATP-binding subunit has translation MAVIVNPLIVCQDMWKVYRIGDVTLQALRGVSLTIERGEFVAIMGSSGSGKSTLMNILGCLDKPSRGQYWLNGADTGSLRSDQLAEIRNQQIGFVFQSFNLIPRTSALENAQLPLFYRGLPIRQQRALAAAALERVGLRDREEHFPTQLSGGQQQRVAIARALVASPSLLLADEPTGNLDTQSSREIMDILSELNQEGMTVILVTHENDVAAYAAREVVIKDGQIQSDRVTKATIHAAEA, from the coding sequence ATGGCTGTCATCGTGAATCCGTTGATTGTTTGCCAAGACATGTGGAAGGTGTATCGCATTGGGGATGTCACTCTACAGGCTTTGAGGGGGGTGAGTCTCACAATTGAACGGGGTGAGTTTGTTGCGATCATGGGATCAAGTGGCTCTGGAAAATCCACACTCATGAACATTCTTGGCTGCCTGGATAAGCCTAGCAGAGGACAGTACTGGCTCAATGGAGCTGATACCGGAAGCTTACGCTCCGACCAACTAGCGGAGATTCGGAATCAACAGATCGGGTTTGTATTTCAAAGTTTTAATCTCATTCCCCGTACCAGTGCGTTGGAAAATGCTCAGTTGCCATTGTTCTACCGGGGGCTTCCAATAAGACAGCAACGGGCGCTTGCTGCCGCGGCGCTTGAACGTGTCGGTTTACGAGATCGCGAAGAACATTTCCCTACGCAACTTTCTGGCGGACAGCAACAACGAGTGGCAATTGCTCGCGCGTTAGTAGCCTCACCCTCCTTGCTACTAGCGGATGAACCCACCGGGAACCTCGATACGCAGTCCAGCCGAGAAATTATGGATATCCTGAGTGAATTAAACCAGGAGGGTATGACGGTGATCTTGGTGACCCATGAGAATGATGTCGCTGCCTATGCTGCGCGAGAAGTGGTGATCAAGGATGGTCAGATCCAGAGTGACCGCGTGACCAAGGCAACGATTCATGCGGCGGAGGCTTAG
- a CDS encoding hypothetical protein (conserved protein of unknown function), with protein MATTHISITDLRIGMYVAALDLPWYRSPFLRHSFLVERPSQINKLVRAGVKIVAIDLDRGISSHRQHDAATAPALSTQVQKTLKPLAQLNEEYAQATRAKQQLTQAVQSVFTTISQTGTVDTQQASEAVQEITIVTRTLTHSSLFIALSQNQSGDSRLSQHALTTCTLSLILGQALQFNPLELQELATAALLHDIGLLEIRPAIRHRAHSMLGLTQAEKCEFETHPNRGVLTLQRQGAFDSSVLHLIANHHAYLDDSGYPKEARGEFTSERTRILMVVDRYDELLTGFGGDTPLTPHQTFQRLYHESQKGKLDQAILSTFIGLIGIYPVHSHVRLNTQESAVVIELNPTQLHQPIITVTHQPDGEEYSDPFIVNLARQTDASRSRAIETIIPPKS; from the coding sequence ATGGCAACTACACATATCTCGATCACTGACCTGCGGATCGGAATGTACGTCGCTGCGCTCGATCTGCCTTGGTATCGTTCTCCGTTCCTCCGCCACTCATTTCTCGTGGAGCGTCCTTCTCAAATTAACAAATTAGTCCGAGCAGGTGTCAAAATCGTCGCTATCGATCTCGACCGTGGGATCTCCTCACACAGACAGCATGACGCGGCTACAGCCCCTGCATTATCAACTCAGGTCCAAAAAACACTCAAGCCCTTAGCTCAATTGAATGAAGAATACGCACAGGCCACGCGAGCCAAGCAACAACTGACTCAGGCTGTCCAATCTGTTTTCACGACCATATCCCAAACTGGAACAGTCGATACGCAGCAGGCCTCCGAAGCCGTCCAAGAAATCACCATCGTCACGAGGACCCTCACGCATTCATCTCTTTTTATCGCACTCAGCCAGAATCAGTCAGGTGATTCGAGGCTGAGCCAGCATGCTCTTACGACCTGTACATTATCACTTATCCTTGGGCAAGCACTCCAATTCAACCCGCTTGAATTGCAGGAACTTGCGACAGCTGCGCTGCTACACGACATCGGGCTCTTGGAGATCCGGCCAGCCATCCGGCATCGGGCTCACAGCATGTTGGGCCTTACCCAGGCCGAGAAGTGTGAATTTGAGACTCATCCCAATCGGGGAGTTCTTACGTTGCAACGACAAGGCGCGTTTGACTCTTCCGTCCTTCATCTCATTGCCAATCATCACGCCTACCTCGATGACAGTGGGTATCCTAAAGAAGCGCGTGGAGAGTTTACCTCCGAACGCACTCGCATCCTCATGGTCGTAGACCGGTATGATGAATTGCTCACTGGATTTGGAGGGGATACCCCGCTGACGCCGCATCAAACCTTCCAACGCCTCTATCATGAATCACAGAAAGGCAAGCTTGATCAGGCCATCCTATCAACTTTTATAGGGTTGATAGGAATCTATCCGGTTCATAGCCACGTCCGCCTCAATACACAGGAGTCGGCGGTCGTCATTGAACTTAATCCGACACAATTGCATCAACCCATCATCACGGTCACGCATCAACCAGACGGAGAGGAATATTCCGATCCTTTCATTGTGAATCTCGCACGTCAAACCGACGCATCCCGATCACGAGCGATCGAGACCATCATCCCACCGAAAAGCTGA
- a CDS encoding hypothetical protein (conserved protein of unknown function) → MANRLLEWMPGCLRRTIRFVLPAHCSICGFLLTDDPTPHFCAGCWSTIALMPAARCSRCDRPFLSVIATAYSPNHVCHTCVQHPPSYTRAWTLYPYTTPLREAICLFKYRGKVSLAAPLANLMVERLPLLQRVSVIIPVPLHSERLRQREFNQSLLLADQIGRVLGIPVLPSNLIRTTPSLAQTSLSRKHRLKNLRGAFAVRYPDKIRKQRILLIDDVFTTGTTVNECAKSLRKAGSSDVLVLTLGRTLDPDLVPDRIHAQPQSHWEPFGV, encoded by the coding sequence ATGGCTAACCGTCTCTTAGAATGGATGCCAGGTTGTCTGCGTCGCACGATACGGTTTGTACTGCCAGCCCATTGCTCGATCTGCGGTTTCTTGCTGACCGACGATCCAACCCCTCATTTTTGTGCCGGTTGCTGGAGTACGATCGCATTGATGCCGGCCGCTCGATGCTCGCGATGCGACCGTCCTTTTCTATCTGTCATTGCTACTGCGTACAGCCCGAACCACGTCTGCCACACCTGTGTGCAGCATCCACCTTCGTACACGAGAGCGTGGACTCTCTACCCCTACACGACGCCACTCCGCGAGGCAATCTGTTTGTTCAAGTATCGAGGCAAGGTTTCCTTAGCAGCTCCTCTTGCAAATCTAATGGTGGAACGACTTCCGCTGCTCCAGCGCGTGAGTGTAATCATACCGGTTCCATTGCATAGTGAAAGACTTCGTCAGCGTGAATTTAATCAGTCGTTGTTGCTCGCTGATCAGATCGGACGTGTCTTAGGTATTCCTGTTTTGCCTAGCAATCTGATACGAACCACTCCTTCCCTAGCCCAGACGTCACTTTCCAGAAAACATCGGCTCAAAAACCTTCGTGGGGCATTTGCCGTGCGATATCCCGATAAGATCAGAAAGCAACGCATTCTGCTCATCGATGATGTGTTCACAACCGGCACGACGGTCAATGAATGTGCCAAGTCACTGCGCAAGGCCGGTTCGTCCGACGTGCTCGTGTTAACCTTAGGACGCACTCTGGACCCGGATCTCGTTCCAGACCGTATCCATGCTCAACCTCAATCCCATTGGGAACCATTCGGAGTGTGA
- a CDS encoding hypothetical protein (conserved protein of unknown function), with protein sequence MASNRLRRNYRFQKLPCRAVSHGSNGAVAPASNSRPSVKEAVRFDRVISRTALLKTSHPPLVSSDALAVSLPVPPSINHLYASVNGRRLLSSAGRAYKIQVGQQVWLALAQSPVRLLLQDRLQSGPLVISIRFFFASSLRRDLDGGLKITQDAVCEGLGINDNRIVETHLYKHVDKVNPRVELSLSPLPPLAHST encoded by the coding sequence ATGGCATCCAACCGACTTCGCCGAAATTACCGATTCCAAAAATTACCCTGTCGTGCTGTTTCGCATGGAAGCAATGGTGCGGTTGCACCGGCATCGAACTCGCGCCCATCTGTCAAGGAGGCAGTCAGGTTTGATCGGGTAATCTCAAGAACCGCCCTCCTGAAGACATCTCACCCACCCCTCGTCAGTTCAGACGCTCTCGCAGTCAGCCTTCCTGTTCCTCCCAGCATCAATCATCTCTATGCGTCAGTGAACGGACGTCGTTTGCTATCCTCTGCTGGACGCGCATATAAGATACAGGTCGGTCAACAGGTGTGGCTTGCACTAGCACAGTCCCCGGTCAGGCTCCTGCTTCAAGATCGGCTTCAATCTGGACCGCTGGTCATTTCTATCAGATTCTTCTTTGCCTCCTCATTGCGTCGTGATCTCGACGGAGGCCTTAAAATCACTCAAGATGCCGTATGCGAAGGCCTCGGTATCAACGATAATCGAATCGTCGAAACCCATCTCTACAAACATGTCGACAAAGTTAATCCTCGTGTTGAACTGTCACTGTCACCCCTTCCTCCCTTAGCCCACTCGACCTAA
- a CDS encoding Multidrug ABC transporter substrate-binding protein has protein sequence MFTWLTIVTALRILRRNRLRAGLTLLGIVIGVAAVIAMVSIGEGAKQAVQKQIASMGTNVILIWPSGTTVSGVRGAQGGAVTLTVSDALDLKKKIPFLTDTGWYTRGAMQIVNGNHNWNCSVYGTSPSYLTIRDWSYSSGGAFTQADLDSAARVAILGQTVVENLFDHGEEPVGAAIRINNVPFRVIGVFSPKGQSAQGWDQDDVVFIPYSTAERKVLGTLFLGSVGAIAASAASSEDLEDAVEEIRAVMRVRHRLQGEQPDDFTIRTQVDMGKVQEGTSETLTVMLMVIASVSLLVGGIGIMNILLVSVTERTREIGIRMAVGAKRLHIMMQFLIEAMTLGVVGGFIGVVVGILAARLTTIIAGWPTIISSDTVVIAFIFSVAVGLFFGLYPANKAARLNPIEALRYE, from the coding sequence GTGTTCACATGGCTGACGATAGTGACGGCCCTGCGAATTCTCAGACGAAATCGACTGCGGGCTGGTTTAACGTTACTTGGAATCGTCATCGGTGTTGCTGCAGTCATCGCGATGGTGAGTATCGGTGAAGGGGCAAAACAAGCCGTGCAGAAACAGATTGCCTCAATGGGGACGAATGTCATCCTCATTTGGCCGAGCGGGACAACCGTCAGTGGAGTGCGTGGGGCTCAAGGCGGTGCTGTGACGTTGACAGTCAGTGATGCATTGGACTTAAAGAAAAAGATTCCTTTTTTGACTGATACCGGTTGGTACACACGTGGTGCGATGCAGATTGTGAATGGCAATCATAATTGGAACTGCTCGGTTTATGGAACCTCGCCTAGTTATCTGACTATTCGAGACTGGTCCTATAGCAGCGGGGGCGCTTTCACTCAGGCTGATCTTGACAGTGCTGCCCGTGTGGCCATTCTTGGGCAGACGGTCGTCGAGAATCTTTTTGATCACGGGGAAGAGCCTGTCGGTGCTGCCATTCGTATTAATAACGTGCCATTTCGTGTGATTGGGGTGTTTTCTCCTAAAGGACAGAGCGCTCAAGGGTGGGATCAGGATGATGTTGTGTTTATTCCCTATAGTACCGCTGAGCGCAAAGTTCTTGGGACACTGTTCCTGGGATCGGTCGGAGCCATAGCCGCATCTGCCGCGAGTTCCGAGGACCTGGAAGATGCCGTAGAGGAAATTCGAGCCGTTATGAGAGTGCGCCATCGATTACAGGGAGAACAACCCGACGATTTCACGATTCGCACACAAGTAGATATGGGAAAGGTTCAGGAAGGAACGAGTGAAACACTGACAGTCATGCTGATGGTGATTGCATCTGTCTCGCTCCTCGTTGGCGGCATTGGGATCATGAACATTCTGCTGGTCTCAGTAACTGAACGGACGAGGGAGATTGGTATCAGGATGGCCGTGGGGGCTAAGCGGTTACATATTATGATGCAGTTTCTTATTGAAGCGATGACGCTTGGCGTCGTCGGAGGATTCATCGGGGTGGTAGTCGGTATCCTGGCGGCACGCTTGACGACCATCATTGCCGGGTGGCCAACGATCATTTCGAGTGATACAGTTGTGATCGCATTTATCTTTTCTGTCGCCGTGGGCCTATTTTTTGGTCTCTATCCGGCCAATAAAGCTGCCCGCCTCAATCCCATCGAAGCATTGCGCTACGAATAG